A stretch of the Clostridiales bacterium genome encodes the following:
- a CDS encoding polysaccharide deacetylase family protein — protein sequence MNRVYCCYPGGKHKALTMSYDDGRSYDRRLVEIFNKNGIKGTFHLNSGLFDRGDRVMPEEISTLYAGHEVACHTVTHPTIARCPLPEVAQEVLEDRKFLEKYTGYPVRGLSYPNGSVTKDIENLLPSLGIRYSRVVGSSDSFGLPENPYRWQATCHHNHRLMELGEQFLGLFKKQYLYLMYVWGHSYEFNDKNNWDLMESFCEMMGGKEDIWYCTNIEFMDCMDDFARLQFAADNSFVYNPNARDCYISVNDQPAIRIPGGQCMTL from the coding sequence ATGAACAGAGTATACTGCTGCTACCCCGGGGGAAAGCACAAGGCGCTGACCATGAGCTATGACGACGGCCGTTCCTATGACCGCCGCCTGGTGGAGATTTTCAACAAAAACGGGATCAAGGGGACGTTCCACCTGAACAGCGGCCTGTTTGACCGGGGCGACCGGGTGATGCCGGAGGAGATTTCCACCCTGTACGCGGGCCATGAGGTGGCGTGCCACACCGTGACGCACCCGACGATTGCCCGCTGCCCGCTGCCGGAGGTGGCGCAGGAAGTGCTCGAGGACCGGAAATTCCTGGAGAAATACACCGGCTATCCGGTGCGGGGACTGAGCTATCCGAACGGCTCCGTGACCAAGGACATCGAAAACCTGCTGCCGTCGCTGGGAATCCGCTATTCCCGTGTGGTAGGCTCTTCGGATTCCTTCGGGCTGCCCGAGAATCCGTACCGCTGGCAGGCCACCTGCCACCACAATCACCGGCTGATGGAACTGGGCGAACAGTTCCTGGGCCTTTTCAAGAAACAGTACCTGTATCTGATGTATGTATGGGGACACAGCTACGAATTCAACGACAAGAACAACTGGGATCTGATGGAATCCTTCTGCGAAATGATGGGCGGCAAGGAGGACATCTGGTACTGCACGAATATCGAGTTCATGGACTGCATGGACGATTTCGCCCGCCTGCAGTTTGCGGCGGACAACAGCTTTGTATATAATCCCAACGCCAGGGACTGCTATATATCCGTGAACGACCAGCCTGCCATCCGGATCCCCGGGGGTCAGTGCATGACACTGTAA